Below is a genomic region from Actinomycetota bacterium.
TCGCCGAGCTCGGCTTCCGCTCGATCGAGGACATGGCGGCGCGCATGTACGACTCACCCGAGGGGACCGCGGTCATCCGGGCCGACGTGCGCCGCTTCATCGACGCGGGCGCGGGCTGGCGCGTGCTCACGCGTCCTTCTTGGCCAGCATCCAACCCTTGATCATGTCGGTGAACTCGTTGGGGTTGTAGATGTCCTCCTCCCAAGACCACTGGTTGTCACCGGCGTACTTGAGGAGGGTCCAGTTCGGGGCTTCGTGCACGGAGCCGTCGCCGGGGTCGCGCATTCGGTTCTGGATGCAGCACACGACCCAGCCCTTGTCCTCGTCGATGACGTACCACTCGCAGGGGAACTCGGTCATCTCGTCGTTGATCGGCTGCTTCATCGTGGTGGAGATCCACTCGAAGATCGCCTCCCGGCCGTGCATCTCACCGAAGTGGTGCTCGATGTACGTGGCGTCCTCGGTGAACAGGTCGGCCCACGCCCGCCAGTCGTTGGCGGTGCCCGCCTGCTTGGCCACCGCCCGGTAGTGCTCGAAGGCCCGGTCGATCTCGTCGCGGGTGAACGTGCTCATGGGTGCCCCCTGGTCGAAGCCGGCGCGCTGAAGCGTGTCTAGAACCTGTTTCACTTTTTCGGTCGCCCGATGATACGCTGCCGCGGTGGCGAGCATCGCCGACCTGGTGTCGATCCATGCGCAGGACCGGCCCGGCGCCGTCGCGGTGAAGGTCCTCCACGGCGAGCAGCTCACCTACGGCGGTCTCGATCGCCGCAGCAACCGCCTCGCCCGCGCCCTCGTCGACCTCGGCGTGGCCCCGGGCGACGAGGTCGCCGTCGTCTGCTGCGACGCCCACGCGCCCGACCTGCTCGTTGCGCACCTCGCGGCCGGCAAGGCCGGCGCGACGACCATCGTGCTGCCCCCCGACCGGGCCGCGGCCGCGGGCCCGTCGGTCGTGCTGGCCTGCGCGGAGGGGGTGACCGCATGCCACGCCGCGGGCGTGCGTGCGACGATCGTCGGCGACGGCCCCGGGGTCGTGTGGTGGAAGGCGCTCGAGTTGCGACAGTCGGCGGCGCGGTTCGTGTCCCCTGCGCGCGCCGCCGGCGCACCGCTGTCCGTCGAACCGACATCGCTGCCTGTCTCGCTGGAGAACCCGGGCCTGCTCCATGCCGTGCCGCTCTCGACGCGGCTCGGCCTGCACCACGTCGCGCTGGCCGCGCTGGCGGCGGGCGTCCCCCAGATCGTGCAGGCGCCGTTCGACCCGACCACGTTCTCCCGCCTGCTCGCGGCCGCGCCCACCGCGTGCCTACTCCCCTTCCAGGTCGCGCTGCTTCCCGCCGGCTCGCACTGGGTGACCTCCCCGCCGGGCCTGTCCTGGCGCCATCCCGTCACCGTCGACGTCGACGCCGAGGGTGGCTTCGGGGTCGGGCTCGCGGCCGCCGCGCTGATCGCGTGAGCGCGCGCATTCCCCTCGTCGACTACCTGGTGATCGACGGCGGTGAGCCGTACCTGCAGTCCCACGAGTGCACCGGGTGCGGCGCGCTCTACTTCGACCGACGCAACGCGTGCGCCAAGTGCGGCGGGCGCGAGTTCGGTGTGCGTCGCCTCGCCGGCGAGGGCACGCTGCGGTCGTTCACGATCGTGCACCGGGCCGCGCCGGGCGTCCCTGTCCCCTACGTGTCGGCGCTCGTCGACCTCGCGGGCGGGGGGGTCGTGCAGTCCAACCTGGTCGGCGTGCAGCCCGACCCGGCCGGCGTGAAGCTCGGCATGCCCGTGCGGCTCACCACGTTCGCGGCCGGCACCGACGACGAGGGCACCGAAGCCGTCGCCTTCGGCTTCGAGCCCGCTTCCTGAGGAGGACCATCATGTCCGACGCCGTCTGGATCCTGGGCGCCTCGATGACGAAGTTCATGCGCTATCGCGACAAGGACTCGATCGACCTCGCCTCCGAAGCCGCGCTCGCCGCGCTCGATGACGGCGACGTCTCCATCTTCGACATGGGCATCCTGGCCGTGGGCTCGCTGTTCGAGGCGAACGCCATGCTCGGCCAGCGGCTGCAGAAGCAGATCGGCCAGACTGGGATCCCCGTGTACAACGTCGCCAACGCGTGCGCCACGGGGGCGACCGCGGTGCGCACCGTGTTGATGGCCATCAAGGCGGGCGAGGCCGACATGGGCCTCGCGGTCGGCGTGGAGAAGATGGGCAAGGCCGGGCTGCTCGGCGGTGCGGGACGCTCCGGCCGGGACCGCGACGTGTACGAGCGGTCGGGCCGGTACGGGTCGGTGATGTCGGTGGAAGGTGTGCTGGGCACGGGCACGATGCCGGGCGTCTTCGCGCAAGCGGGCATGGACTACGCGCGACAGCACGACGGCGTCGGCCCGAAGCAGTTCGCGGCGGTGGCCGAGAAGAACCACGCGCACTCCACGCTCAACCCCCTCGCCCAGTACCAGTCCGCGTTCTCGCTCGATCAGGTGCTGGACGCGCCGATGGTGTCGTACCCGAACACCGTCCTCATGTGCTGCCCCACCGGCGACGGCGCCGCCGCGGCCGTGCTCGTGTCGGACGAGAAGCTGCGCACGCTCGGCCCCGAGCAGCAGCGGCGGGCGGTCAAGATCTCGGCCTCGGTGATGGCCACCGACCCCTGGGTCGAGTTCGGTCAGGTGCAGCCCGACGTCAACACGGTCACGCGCAACGCGGCCGACCAGGCCTACGAGCAGGCGGGCATCGGGCCGGACGAGCTCGACCTGGTCGAGCTGCACGACTGCTTCGCCACCGCCGAGCTGCTGCACTACGACAACCTGCGGCTGTGCGAGCCGGGCGGGGCGGGCGACTTCATCGACTCGGGCGCGCCGCGCCGCGACGGGCGCACGCCCGTCAACGTGTCGGGCGGCCTCATCTCCAAGGGCCACCCCCTGGGCGCCACCGGCGTCGCCAACCTCTACGAGGTGGCCACCCACCTCCGGGGAGAGGCGGGGGCCCGGCAGGTCGAGGGCGCGCGGGTCGGGCTCACCCACGTCGTGGGGCTCGGAACCGCCGCCGCGGTGCACATCCTCGAGAAGTAGGCCCCGTTCTCGGCGTTCTTGTCGGAGTCAGCTGTCCTGAGGACGGCCCCGTACGACAAGAAGGACTGAAGGCAGCGTCAGGGCTTGGCCCGGCCCACGATCCACATGGAGAAGAACTGCGAGCCCCCGCCGTAGGCGTGGCCGAGCGCGGTGCGGGCCCCGTCGACCTGGTGCTCGCCTGCCATCCCCCGCACCTGCAGCGCCGCCTCGGCAAAGCGGATCATGCCGGACGCGCCGATGGGGTTGGACGAGAGCACACCCCCCGAGCAGTTGACCGGAAGGTCGCCGGTGAACGAGGTGCTGCCGTCGTCGGTCATCTTCCAACCCTCGCCGTCGGGCGCGAAGCCGAGGTTCTCCATCCACATCGGCTCGTACCAGCTGAACGGCACGTAGATCTCGGCCGCGTCGATCTGGCGGCGCGGATCGGAGATGCCGGCCTGCGCGTAGAGGTCGGCCACGCAGTCCTTGCCCGCCTGAGGGTTCACCGCGTCGCGGCCGGCGAACATCGTGGGCTCGCTGCGCATGGCCGTGCCGTGCACCCATGCGGGCGCGGCGGCGCGGTCGCCGCCGGCCTCGTTGGTGAGCACCATCGCGCACGCGCCGTCGGACGACGGGCAGGTCTCCAGGTAGCGAATCGGGTCCCAGAGCATCGGTGACTCCGCCACCTTCTCGAAGCTGATGTCGGTGATGTGGAGGTGGGCGAGCGGGTTGCGCAGCGCGTTCTCGCGGTCCTTCACGCCGACGAGGATGCCGATGTGGTCGGGCGCGCCGGACCGGCGGATGTAGGCGCGGATCAGCGGGGCGAAGTAGCCGCCCGCGCCGGCGAGCGTCGGTGGTGCGAACGGCAGCGGTCGCGACAGCGCCCACATGGCGTCGGACTCCGACTGCTTCTCGAACGCGACCGTGAGCACGCGCTCGTGGACGTTGCCCTGCACCAGGCTGGCGGCGGCGAGTGCGGTCGAGCCGCCGACACTTCCCGCCGTGTGCACGCGGAACATGGGCTTGCCCGCGCACCCGAGCGCGTCGGCGAGATAGAGCTCGGGCATCATCACGCCCTCGAACATGTCGGGCGCCTTGCCGATGACGACTGCGTCGATGTCGCGCCACGTCATCTCCGCGTCGTCCAGCGCGCGCAGCGCCGCCTCGCGGCACAGGCCCGCGATGGACACGTCGTTGCGCGCCGACGTGTACTTCGTCTGGCCCACGCCGACGACCGCGCAGAGCTCGCCGCTCACGCCGCAACGCCCCCGTCGAGCACGCACACCAGGTTCTGCTGGAGGCAGGGGCCCGAGGTCGCGTGCGCGACCGCCCGGCCCGCCCGGCCGTCGATGACGCGTTCCGCGGCTTCGCCGACTCTGGTGAGGCCCGCCGCCATCATCACGTTGGCGGACAGCGCCCCGCCCGACGGGTTGACGTCGACCCCGTCGCCCAGACCCAGCGCCTCGCGCAGGATCGGCTCCTGATGGCTGAAGGGTGCGTGGAGCTCGGCGACGTCGATCGCGCCGTCGACGCCCGCCCGCTCGGCGGCCAGGCGCGTCGACGCCGACGTGGCGAGATCGCGAACCCCGAGGCTGTGCGCCTCGATGCGGTGGTCGATGCCCCGGATCCACGCGGGCCGCTCACACACCCTTCGCGCCAGGTCGCCTGCAGCCAGCACCACCGCGGCGGCGCCGTCGGAGATCGGCGGACAGTCGTGCCGGCGCAGGGGCGACACGAGGTACGGCTCGCGCATGAGGTCGCTCACCGCGTGGTCGCCCTTCACCTGCGCCATGGGGTTGGCCATCGCCGCCTTCCGACTGCGGGCCGCCACCCCGGCCATCTCCTCCTCGGTGTGGCCCGCGTCGAGCCATGCCCGCGCCTGCAGCGCGGCGATGCTCACCGCATCGGGCCACAGCGGCGCCACGTAGTACGGGTCGAGCTGCAGCACGAGCACGTCGGGCAGGTCGCCGAGCGACGACTTGCCGAACGCGTAGACCAGGGCGGAGTCGATGTCGCCGTGCTGCAGCCGCACCCACGCCTCGTACATCGCCCAGGCGCCGTCCATCTCGACGTGCGACTCACGGATGGGAGGCCACGCCCCCACGGCGTCGAGACCGGACACGAAGGCGAACGGCGCACCCGCGAGGTAGTCGCAGCTCCCCGACATGGTGAAGCCGATCTCCTTGCGGCCGATGCCCGAGCGCTCGATGGCCTCGTGCACGACCGGCATGAGGATCTCGACCTCGTTGCGGGTGTCCTCGGCGCGCACGCTGGCCGACTGGGCGAAGGAGACGACGGCGACCTCGCGCATCACACGTACTCCCGGTAGCTGTCGAACGGCGCGTCGGGCTCACCCGTCGGCCGGAAGTGCAGGATGCTCTCGAGCGTGGGCTTGCGGTCGGCCGGGTCGCACCAGACGGCTTCGACGCGCATGCCCATGTGCACGTCGGTCGCGGCGACCTCCTGGATGAGATGCATCAAACCGATGTCGGCCCCGTCGAGGAGGATGGTGGCCGACACGTAGGGGATCTCGATCTTCTGTCCGTAGAAGGGGACGTTCACGACGCAGAAGGTCGTCACCGTTCCCTTGTCGCCGAGCTGCACCTCCTCGTCGGTGGCGACGCCGCACGCCGCGCACGCGCCGCGCGGTGGCACGTACACCTTCCGACAGCTCGGGCAGCGCTGGCCCAGGATCTTCCCCTGCTCGATGCCGCGCAGGAAACGCGACGCCGCCCGTCCCGGCATGAAGCGGTAGACGAGCTTGATGGGCGTGTCGATGATCTCCACCGGGCCGGGGGTGTCGTCGCTCATGTCTCCGGCTCGAAGCACTCGATGTCGGTGATGTGGCCCTTGCGCTCGTCCCGCCAGCGCACCCGCACGCGCATGCCCGTGGCCATGCGCCCTTCGTCGCCGGCGTCGACCATGTGCAGAAGCCCCGTGTCGGCGCCGTCGAGGCGGACGAGCGCCCACGCGAACGGATGGTCGATGAGGTGCTTGGCGCGCGGCGAGGTGACCCAGGCCCAGGTGGTGACCACGCCGGCCGTGCCCACCTCGACGAACTCCGTGAGCGCATCGCCGGTCTCGGGGTCGTACTCGGTCGGCGGCACGAGCACCCGGCCGTCGGTCGCACGGATGCCCTCGATCCGTCGCTCCCGCAGCCCGGTGAGGAACCGGCTGATCACCGGGCCGACGGAACGGGAGTAGGGGTACTCGAGGATGTTCGGCGCGGAGAGGACCGCTTCGGCTGTGTCTGCCATCAGCCGTCCCTACAGCTCGATGACGGTGCGGATGACTTCGCCCGCCTGCATGGCGCGGAACGCCTCGTTGATGCCGTCGAGACCGGACCGTCGGGTGATCATGCCCTCGAGATCGAGCTGTCCACCTCGCCAGAGTCGCAACAGCCGGTGGAAGTCGGTGCGCACGTCGGCCGAGCCGTAGAGCGAGCCCTTGAAGTTCTTCTCGTTGAAGAAGAGCTCGAACGCGTTGAACTGCACGAACTGGTCCATGCGGCCGACGCCCACGACGATCACGTCGCCGCCGCGCCGCGCCGCGTCGAAGGCGGCGCGGATCGTGACCGGGTTACCGATGGCCTCGAACGCGTAGTCGAAGCCGCCGCCACCCGTGATCTGTCCCGAGAGATCGGCGAGGTCTTCCGGCTTCACCGCGTGCGTCGCGCCGAGCTTCCTCGCCATGTCGAGCTTGCCGTCGACCAGGTCGACGGCCACGATCTCGGCCGCACCGGCGACGCGCGCGCCCTGGATCACGCTGATGCCGACGCCCCCGCACCCGAACACGACGACCGATGAGCCGGGTCGCACCCGGGCGGTGTTGATCACCGCGCCCACGCCGGTGGTGACACCGCAGCCGATCAACGAGGCCACGTCGAACGGGACGTCGTCGGGGACCTTGATGGCGGCCTGCGACGAGATGACGACCTCCTCGGCGAACGTCCCCGTCCCCGCGAAGGCAAACAGCGGTTGATCGCCCTGCTTGAAGTGGGGTACCGCGCCTGCCGCGAGGCCGAGCAGGCAGAGCTGGGGCTGGCCCCTCAGGCAGTCGGCGCAGCTGCCGCACGGGGGCATCCACGAGATGATGACGTGATCGCCTTCCGCCAGGCCGGTCACGCCGCCGCCCACGGCGATGATCTCGCCCGCGCCCTCGTGCCCGAGCACCGCGGGGACCGCGGTGGGGATGGTGCCGTTCATCCCCGACAGGTCGGAGTGACAGACACCCGTGGCGGCGATGCGCACCCGCACCTGGCCCGGACCGGGGCCCTCCGCCGTGATGTCGTCGCGAACATCGAGCTTCTCGTCGCCGACGGCCTGCAGGACTGCCGCTCGCATCGCATCGCTCCCGTGTCTCGTCCCGGTTGGGTGGCGCCCGGCGAAGCGTAATCAGAACACGTTCTCGTCGCGGTCGCAACCAGCCACTAGTGTCCGCGCCATGCCTGACCTCGGCTTCTGGGCCATGGCCCGCGACGACCCCACGTACACCGCGCTGGTCGAGCCCGACGGGCGCGAGGTGAGCTCCGGCGAGCTCCTGGCCGAAGCCAACCGGCTCGTGCACGGCCTGCGCGCGTTCGGGCTGCAACCGGGTGACTCGATCGCCATGGTGCTCCCCAACAGCGCGCCCGTGTTCGAGCTCTACCTCGCCGCCCTCCAGGCGGGTTGGTATCTCGTGCCGATCAACCACCACCTCGTGGGCCCCGAGATCGCCTACATCGTCGACGACTGTGAGGCCAAGGCGCTCGTGGCCCACGCCCGCTTCGCCGACGTCTGCATCGCCGCGGCCGACGAGATCGACTTCCCGAAGGAGGGACGCTTCGCCGTCGGCGACATCCCCGGCTTCCGCGCCTACGACGAGCTGAAGCACGGCCAGCCCATCGACCTGCCCGCGGACCGCACGACCGGGGGCGTGATGAACTACACGTCGGGCACCACCGGAAAGCCCAAGGGCGTTCGCCGGCCGCTGCCCGGCACCACGCCGGAGGCATCGTCGATGGGCTTCGGCGGGATGCTCTTCCTCTTCCGGCTGCAACCCCAGGACGACAACGTCCACATCGTGGGCTCGCCGCTGTACCACACCGCCGTGCTCGTGTTCTCGGGCGGCGCGCTCCACATCGGGCACACGATCGTCGTCATGGACAAATGGACACCGGAGGGCATGCTGGAGCGGATCGAGCGCTACCGCGTGACGAACAGCCACATGGTGCCGACGCAGTTCCACCGGTTGCTCGCGCTGCCCGACGAGGTGAAGGAGAAGTACGACGTCTCGTCCCTCCGGCACATGGTGCACGCCGCCGCGCCGTGCCCGCCCGAGATCAAGCGCCGCATGATCGAGTGGTGGGGGCCCGTGATCGACGAGTACTACGCGGCCAGTGAAGGGGGCGGCACGATCGTCTTCCCCGACGAGTGGCTGAAGAAGCCGGGCACGGTGGGCAAGGCATGGCCCATCTCCGAGGTCGTGATCCTCGACGACGAGGGCAACCCGCTCCCCGCGGGCGAGATCGGCACCGTGTACATGCACATGCAGACCGGCAACTTCGAGTACTACAAGGACAAGGAGAAGACCGACAAGAGCCGCAAGGGCAAGTACTTCACCGTCGGCGACATCGGCTACCTCGACGAGGACGGCTACCTGTTCCTCTGCGACCGCAAGGCCGACATGATCATCTCCGGCGGCGCCAACATCTACCCGGCGGAGATCGAGAGCGTGCTGCTGACCCACCCCAAGGTGGGAGACGCGGCCGTCTTCGGCATCCCGCACGAGGACTGGGGAGAAGAGGTGAAGGCGGTCATCGAGCCCGCGCCGGGCGTCGACCCGGGCCCCGCGCTCGCGGACGAGATCCTCTCGTTCTCCCGCGACAAGCTGGCGAAGTTCAAGATGCCGAAGTCGATCGACTTCGTGGCCGAGATGCCCCGCGACCCCAACGGCAAGCTCTACAAGCGCAAGCTGCGCGATCCCTACTGGGAGGGACGCGAGCGGGCCATCTGATGGCGCGGCTGCCCGATCCGCACGAGATCTACGTCACCCTCGACCCGGCGGAGGACGAGCCGCGGGCGCGCAAGCACGCTCTCGTCGCGGAGACCAAGCGGGCCATCGCCCACATCGCGCTGCTCGACGTGGAGCTCGTCGACCGGGCCGAGCTCGACGCGCTGGTGACGGGCATGCGCGCCATCGCCGACCGGTTGGAGGCACTTCCGAGCCTGCGGGCACGCGGCGGCTTGGCGTCGGCGGGAGGGCCCGACTCCGCGCTGCTCGAGCGCAGCGGCATCGCAGGGCGCAGCAACCCGCTCGCCTCACCCCTCCACATGTGGTTCGAGGGCGACAAGGTGCGGGGATGGGCGGTCTACGACGAGCCCTACGAAGGCCCTGCGGGCTGCCTGCACGGCGGGTTCATCGCGGCCGCCTTCGACGACCTGCTCGGGTTCGCGCAGATGGCGTCGGGCCAGGCCGGCTACACCGGCACGCTGACCGTGAGGATGCGCCGACCCACGCCCCTCAACCGCCGCCTCGACTACGAGGCCGGCGTCGATCGCGTCGAGGGCCGCAAGATCTTCGTCTGGGGCAGGTGCCACGACGGCGACGAGCTGCTGTCGGAGGCAGAGATCGTCTTCATCTCCCCGCGGGACGGATCGGTGCCGCGCTGACCCTTGTCAGGCAGGGCGGAAGAACGGCACGCCGATGTCGTCGTCCGCCGTCACGAAGTACGCCTCGACGGCCATGCCGATGCGGACGTCGTCGGGCGCGCAGTGGGTGACGTTGCTCATCATCATCGG
It encodes:
- a CDS encoding nuclear transport factor 2 family protein is translated as MLATAAAYHRATEKVKQVLDTLQRAGFDQGAPMSTFTRDEIDRAFEHYRAVAKQAGTANDWRAWADLFTEDATYIEHHFGEMHGREAIFEWISTTMKQPINDEMTEFPCEWYVIDEDKGWVVCCIQNRMRDPGDGSVHEAPNWTLLKYAGDNQWSWEEDIYNPNEFTDMIKGWMLAKKDA
- a CDS encoding thiolase family protein, encoding MSDAVWILGASMTKFMRYRDKDSIDLASEAALAALDDGDVSIFDMGILAVGSLFEANAMLGQRLQKQIGQTGIPVYNVANACATGATAVRTVLMAIKAGEADMGLAVGVEKMGKAGLLGGAGRSGRDRDVYERSGRYGSVMSVEGVLGTGTMPGVFAQAGMDYARQHDGVGPKQFAAVAEKNHAHSTLNPLAQYQSAFSLDQVLDAPMVSYPNTVLMCCPTGDGAAAAVLVSDEKLRTLGPEQQRRAVKISASVMATDPWVEFGQVQPDVNTVTRNAADQAYEQAGIGPDELDLVELHDCFATAELLHYDNLRLCEPGGAGDFIDSGAPRRDGRTPVNVSGGLISKGHPLGATGVANLYEVATHLRGEAGARQVEGARVGLTHVVGLGTAAAVHILEK
- a CDS encoding thiolase domain-containing protein, whose protein sequence is MSGELCAVVGVGQTKYTSARNDVSIAGLCREAALRALDDAEMTWRDIDAVVIGKAPDMFEGVMMPELYLADALGCAGKPMFRVHTAGSVGGSTALAAASLVQGNVHERVLTVAFEKQSESDAMWALSRPLPFAPPTLAGAGGYFAPLIRAYIRRSGAPDHIGILVGVKDRENALRNPLAHLHITDISFEKVAESPMLWDPIRYLETCPSSDGACAMVLTNEAGGDRAAAPAWVHGTAMRSEPTMFAGRDAVNPQAGKDCVADLYAQAGISDPRRQIDAAEIYVPFSWYEPMWMENLGFAPDGEGWKMTDDGSTSFTGDLPVNCSGGVLSSNPIGASGMIRFAEAALQVRGMAGEHQVDGARTALGHAYGGGSQFFSMWIVGRAKP
- a CDS encoding lipid-transfer protein, whose protein sequence is MMREVAVVSFAQSASVRAEDTRNEVEILMPVVHEAIERSGIGRKEIGFTMSGSCDYLAGAPFAFVSGLDAVGAWPPIRESHVEMDGAWAMYEAWVRLQHGDIDSALVYAFGKSSLGDLPDVLVLQLDPYYVAPLWPDAVSIAALQARAWLDAGHTEEEMAGVAARSRKAAMANPMAQVKGDHAVSDLMREPYLVSPLRRHDCPPISDGAAAVVLAAGDLARRVCERPAWIRGIDHRIEAHSLGVRDLATSASTRLAAERAGVDGAIDVAELHAPFSHQEPILREALGLGDGVDVNPSGGALSANVMMAAGLTRVGEAAERVIDGRAGRAVAHATSGPCLQQNLVCVLDGGVAA
- a CDS encoding Zn-ribbon domain-containing OB-fold protein, which produces MPGRAASRFLRGIEQGKILGQRCPSCRKVYVPPRGACAACGVATDEEVQLGDKGTVTTFCVVNVPFYGQKIEIPYVSATILLDGADIGLMHLIQEVAATDVHMGMRVEAVWCDPADRKPTLESILHFRPTGEPDAPFDSYREYV
- a CDS encoding DNA-binding protein, with amino-acid sequence MADTAEAVLSAPNILEYPYSRSVGPVISRFLTGLRERRIEGIRATDGRVLVPPTEYDPETGDALTEFVEVGTAGVVTTWAWVTSPRAKHLIDHPFAWALVRLDGADTGLLHMVDAGDEGRMATGMRVRVRWRDERKGHITDIECFEPET
- a CDS encoding Zn-dependent alcohol dehydrogenase yields the protein MRAAVLQAVGDEKLDVRDDITAEGPGPGQVRVRIAATGVCHSDLSGMNGTIPTAVPAVLGHEGAGEIIAVGGGVTGLAEGDHVIISWMPPCGSCADCLRGQPQLCLLGLAAGAVPHFKQGDQPLFAFAGTGTFAEEVVISSQAAIKVPDDVPFDVASLIGCGVTTGVGAVINTARVRPGSSVVVFGCGGVGISVIQGARVAGAAEIVAVDLVDGKLDMARKLGATHAVKPEDLADLSGQITGGGGFDYAFEAIGNPVTIRAAFDAARRGGDVIVVGVGRMDQFVQFNAFELFFNEKNFKGSLYGSADVRTDFHRLLRLWRGGQLDLEGMITRRSGLDGINEAFRAMQAGEVIRTVIEL
- a CDS encoding acyl-CoA synthetase, whose protein sequence is MPDLGFWAMARDDPTYTALVEPDGREVSSGELLAEANRLVHGLRAFGLQPGDSIAMVLPNSAPVFELYLAALQAGWYLVPINHHLVGPEIAYIVDDCEAKALVAHARFADVCIAAADEIDFPKEGRFAVGDIPGFRAYDELKHGQPIDLPADRTTGGVMNYTSGTTGKPKGVRRPLPGTTPEASSMGFGGMLFLFRLQPQDDNVHIVGSPLYHTAVLVFSGGALHIGHTIVVMDKWTPEGMLERIERYRVTNSHMVPTQFHRLLALPDEVKEKYDVSSLRHMVHAAAPCPPEIKRRMIEWWGPVIDEYYAASEGGGTIVFPDEWLKKPGTVGKAWPISEVVILDDEGNPLPAGEIGTVYMHMQTGNFEYYKDKEKTDKSRKGKYFTVGDIGYLDEDGYLFLCDRKADMIISGGANIYPAEIESVLLTHPKVGDAAVFGIPHEDWGEEVKAVIEPAPGVDPGPALADEILSFSRDKLAKFKMPKSIDFVAEMPRDPNGKLYKRKLRDPYWEGRERAI
- a CDS encoding PaaI family thioesterase, producing MARLPDPHEIYVTLDPAEDEPRARKHALVAETKRAIAHIALLDVELVDRAELDALVTGMRAIADRLEALPSLRARGGLASAGGPDSALLERSGIAGRSNPLASPLHMWFEGDKVRGWAVYDEPYEGPAGCLHGGFIAAAFDDLLGFAQMASGQAGYTGTLTVRMRRPTPLNRRLDYEAGVDRVEGRKIFVWGRCHDGDELLSEAEIVFISPRDGSVPR